Genomic segment of Prochlorococcus marinus CUG1417:
TGGATTTTTGATTTGAAAGATGACGATATTTATTGGTGTACTGCTGATGTTGGTTGGATTACAGGCCATAGTTACATAGTTTATGGGCCCTTATCTAATGGCGCTACAACTTTAATGTTTGAGGGAGTTCCAAGACCCTCTAATTTAGGAGCTTTTTGGGAAATTGTTCAAAAATATAAGGTTTCTATCTTTTATACTGCGCCAACTGCAATAAGAGCTTTTATGAAGTCTGGGCGTGAAATTCCTGATAAATATAATCTTGAGAGTCTTAGACTTTTAGGTACAGTTGGAGAACCAATTAATCCTGAAGCATGGATGTGGTACAAGGATGTTATTGGTAATAATAAATGTCCCATAGTTGATACATGGTGGCAAACTGAAACAGGAGGTGTAATGATAAGTCCTTTACCTGGAGTGGTTGATACAAAGCCGGGATCGGCTACGTTCCCTCTGCCAGGAATCGAAGTTGAAATCGTCGATAAGAATGGAGATAAGGTTAAGGAGAACGAAGGTGGCTATTTAATTATTAAGAAACCATGGCCAGGAATGATGAGAACAATTCATGGCAACTCACAAAGATATTTGGATAGTTATTGGGAATATATTTCCTTTAAAGGAGAAAAAAATGTTTATTTTGCTGGAGATGGAGCACGCATTGATGAAGATGGTTATATATGGATTATGGGAAGAGTTGATGATGTTATAAGTGTTTCAGGACATCGGTTAGGAACAATGGAAATAGAATCTGCTTTGGTAAGTCATAAATCAGTTGCAGAGTCTGCAGTCGTTGGAAGAAAAGATGATTTAAAAGGTGAAGTTATAGTTGCTTTTGTATCTCTAGAGAAAGACGTGAACAGTTCTTCAGAATTAGTGGAGAATTTAAAGAAACATGTTGTTAATGAAATTGGAATTATTGCAAAGCCCGAAAAAATTATAATTTCTGACTCTCTTCCGAAAACACGTAGTGGAAAAATTATGAGGCGAATTTTAAGATCTTTGGCTGCTGGAGAAAAAATTAGTGGAGATATAAGCACTCTTGAAGATAGTTCTGTTTTGGAAAAGCTGAAAGAATTATCCTAATCAGATTCATCAATTAATTTGGAAATTTTTTTTATAGTATTTCTTTTGAATTCATCATCTGCCCAGTCTCCCAAAAAATTTTCTCTTAGTCCTGCGCTTGCAATTATAGTGTGTGTACCTTTTAACATTACCCCCTTAGAATTATCTTCTTTTCTTGCTTTTAGACAAGAAAATAATTTATCTGTTTGATCTAATTCGTCTGAGTTGAATTTTATTAGGAAGTTATTTTTTTGATTATATGTTTTTTCAATTAATCGCAAAGTTCTTTCAGGGCTTGGGCTGAATTCACTTTTGAATTCTAATTTTTGAGAAATTTGTTTCAATAATGGAATTGATTTGTTTGCGCTGAAGTTATTAAAACTAATTGATATGAATTTTTCGCAATTTCTTCCTCCGTCAGGTGAAATTAGATGAAGTTTACAGCCAAGGCTATGACCAATTCTTATTGAAGGAATTGATGCTCCTATTCTCTTGAATAAAGATATTCGGCAATTCTTGAAATCCCTCCATGCTTTAATAGCAAGTTGTTGGTGATCAAATTGTGGAGTGTATTTATATGCATGTACTGCATAGTTTTTTTTAATTAAACTCTCTATGAATCTTCTATAAGTTAAATCTGGTTTGGAAGCTAGATAACTTCCTCCAATAAATTCCACAATTTTTTTAGGATTTGAAGGCCAATAACAAAAATTGTTAAATTGATATTTTGTAAAAGTCATCTTTAATAAACTAAGAATGTTTCAAAAATTATTTTCTAATCATTTTTTTTAATTTATATTAATTTAAGAGAAATTTTTGTTAAATGCGTCAAGATAAATAAAAGTGTTTGCAGGTAATTGGAACAATTTAACAAAAAAGAATTAAATCAATTGGATTTTCTTCAGCGCCAAATTAATAGTAACCCCTCTGAAAAAAGTGTTACTTATCAAGATAAAAAAATTGAAAAAATTTTAATTCTTGATACTGAAACAACAGGTTTAGATGAAAATAAAGATGAAGTGATAGAGATAGGTTGTATTTTGTTTGATGTATCTTTTAAATGTGTACTTTCACAGGTCTCATTTTTATTCCCGGTCAATAATAATGAAGCCGAACATGTTAATGGTATATCTGCAGAAGTAACTAACATCTCGCAACCATGGGAAGATGGATTGAATTTCTTTTTAAAGCTTGTTGATTGTTCGGATTTCATCGTCGCACACAATGCAGAGTTTGATAAGAAATGGTTTGGGAAAGGAAGATTACCTAAACTTAATAAAAAATGGATATGTAGTTTAGAGGATATTAATTGGTCTTTTCAAAAATCACTAAAAAATAGACCCTCAGTAACTGATCTAGCTTTATCTTTTTCAATACCAGTTTGGAATTTACATAGAGCTTTATCTGATTGCTTTTATGTATCTGAGGTCTTCAAGAAATGCGATAATTTAGAAGAACTTTTACTTAAAGCTACTGAACCGAGGTTTTTATACAAGGCACTGATTAGTTACGAAGATAGGTCTTTAGCTAAAAATGCTGGGTTCAGATGGAATAGTCCTGTGCAAGGAGCTTGGTCAAGAAAATTAACTACTGATGAGGCAAAAAATCTTGATTTTAGAGTACAGATTTTGAATTAATATTCATTAAATTTTTGACTAAGAAAATATCTAGTGCGTCTTACAGGGCATCCATTTATTACCCATTTTATGTGCTCCAATACATCCGTATTTTGAGGCAGCCTTTTCAGCTTCTTGTTTAGAGTTAAATAGATCTGACATAATATTTTCTTTACTTGAGTTTGAAATTTGTTTGGAATGATTATGATGGTTGTTTTGAGAATTAGGTGAATACTCCCATATCCCCATAGTCGTTACACCCGCAGAGATGATTCCCATCCCTACTATTGATAAATTGACTATTCCCATTGCTACTGCCCCAAAAGAAAATACTCCCATCGGGACTATTCCAATACTTATTACTCCCATTGGCACTATTCCTATTGAAACTATACCTAGTGGCGCTATTCCAAAAGCAATTTTTTTTGGTTTTGTACCGCAATGCTGATTCTCTTTATTTTTATTAATTTCCAATAGTTTTTCTAAATGTTAAATTAAAATTATCTCACAGAACAACCGATCAAAAATTAATTTCTATTTGAATTAAAAATTTTGAATTATTTTCTAGAACTTTGGATAACCTAAAAAATCTTAGAGGAACAGTCGATCTATTGCCTGATCAATTAATAAAGTGGCAAAACGTTGAAAAAGTTTTATTAGAGCAGCTTGCAAGAGCATCCATAAAAGAAATAAGAACACCAATATTGGAAATGACCGAATTATTTATAAGAGGAATTGGTGAAGGGACAGATGTTGTCAGTAAGGAAATGTATACATTTCTTGATAGGGGGGAGAGATCCTGCACTCTTAGACCTGAAGGAACAGCCTCAGTGGCACGCGCATTAATACAAAATGGAATATCTTCTAATCCTCTTCAAAAACTTTGGTATATGGGACCTATGTTTCGATACGAAAGACCTCAAGCAGGCAGGCAAAGACAGTTTCATCAGTTAGGTGTTGAGTTTATAGGACACGATTCAGTAAGAAGTGATGTTGAAATTATTGCTTTAGCTTGGGATATCTTGGGTAAATTAGGAATAAAAGAACTTAATCTTGAAATAAATACGTTAGGCGATAGTAATGACAGATCAAATTTTCAAAAATCCTTTTTAAAATGGCTAGAAATAAATAAAAATTCTCTAGATTTAGATTCTCAGAATAGGATTAATAAAAATCCTTTGAGGATTTTGGATTCTAAAAATATTCAAACAAAAAAAGTTCTTGAAAATGCTCCAAAATTATTTAATTTTTTGTCTGAAAAAAGTCAAAAAAGATATTCAGACTTAAAAAAACAATTAGAGGTTTTAAAAATACCTTATGTGGAAAATTTTAATTTAGTAAGAGGTTTAGATTATTACACCCATACAGCTTTTGAAATTACTAGTGGTGCTCTTGGCTCCCAAGCTACAGTTTGCGGGGGAGGAAGATATGATGATTTAATTAAACAAATGGGAGGCCCAAATACCCCGGCAATTGGATTTGCGATTGGTCTAGAAAGATTGATTTTACTGGCAGGGAAAGAGCTTGAAGTTCCAAGAAATACCGATATTTATATTATTAATAAAGGCTTAATTGCTGAATCATTGGCTATGGATATATCTAGAAAATTAAGAAATTATGATTTGATAGTTGAATTGGATTTAAGTGGAGCCTCATTTTCTAAACAATTTAAAAAGGCAAATAAACTAAACTCAAAAAGTATTGTTTTAATTGGTGATGATGAGGCAGCTAAAAGAGAATTTACTATCAGGCTTTTTGATCAATCAGGAAATGGTAATAAAGAAGAGGTTATATCTTTTGACAATGATACTAAATTAGAAAAGTGGATTACTTATAACTTACTCGCGAAGTGATGCTTTTGAAGTTAGTAATAATTTTTCTTTTTATAATTATTTTTTTCAACTTTAGGAATTTTCTTAAATCAAATAGAAAACAAAAAATTTTGAAGGCTAAAAGATTAACAATTTTCAGTAAGAAGAATCTTAATAATTGGATGAATTTAACCAAAAAAGAACGTTACAACTTATCAAAACAAGATTCTGTTGACTATAAGGATAGAAGGAAACTTTTATTAGACGAAATTAGAAAAGAATATAAAAAAATATCTAGAGAAAATTCGGGTGAAAACATTAAGAAAAAATAATTATGGAAAAATTCTGGACTTCCAAGAAACCCATAAAGGGATTAAGACATTTTGTTTTGGTAAATGAGGTTAAAGAAGAAGGTAATATTATTTTTTTGATGGTTTCTGTAATTGATTCTGAAATTAGCTTTAAAATTACTTACGAAGAATTAATAAATAGTGGAAATTGGGACAAGGGTTGGATCAATCTTTCAAAGCATCAATCGATTACAGTAGAATACGTTAACTATAAATCCAGCAATAAAGAAGAGGGTATTGATGAGATATTTATTAATGAAGATTCTTTATTTAATATTTCTTAATTTTATTTAAATCTTTAAAATCTCTTTTCTTTGTAAATACTAGTTTTTTTGTTACTTAATAATTATTTAAAAGT
This window contains:
- the acs gene encoding acetate--CoA ligase produces the protein MSLDKKNSINNILEEKRIFPPSKKFAENSNISSQEELLSLKKQASENPIQFWESYAKSELDWFEPFQTVLDCKNAPFFKWFKEGKLNITYNCLDRHIKKGLGGKIALIWEGEPGDSKKYTYEELLKEVCKAANALKAIGVKKGDLVCIYMPMIPEAMFAMLACARIGAPHSVVFGGFSSEALKDRLIDGNARFVITADGGFRKDKVIELKQAVDAAIESGAYKVVEKVIVVQRSKKDISMVDDRDFWWHELLKDQRDQCEPEIMNSEDRLFILYTSGSTGKPKGVVHTTGGYNLWSHLTFKWIFDLKDDDIYWCTADVGWITGHSYIVYGPLSNGATTLMFEGVPRPSNLGAFWEIVQKYKVSIFYTAPTAIRAFMKSGREIPDKYNLESLRLLGTVGEPINPEAWMWYKDVIGNNKCPIVDTWWQTETGGVMISPLPGVVDTKPGSATFPLPGIEVEIVDKNGDKVKENEGGYLIIKKPWPGMMRTIHGNSQRYLDSYWEYISFKGEKNVYFAGDGARIDEDGYIWIMGRVDDVISVSGHRLGTMEIESALVSHKSVAESAVVGRKDDLKGEVIVAFVSLEKDVNSSSELVENLKKHVVNEIGIIAKPEKIIISDSLPKTRSGKIMRRILRSLAAGEKISGDISTLEDSSVLEKLKELS
- a CDS encoding DUF1350 family protein, producing the protein MTFTKYQFNNFCYWPSNPKKIVEFIGGSYLASKPDLTYRRFIESLIKKNYAVHAYKYTPQFDHQQLAIKAWRDFKNCRISLFKRIGASIPSIRIGHSLGCKLHLISPDGGRNCEKFISISFNNFSANKSIPLLKQISQKLEFKSEFSPSPERTLRLIEKTYNQKNNFLIKFNSDELDQTDKLFSCLKARKEDNSKGVMLKGTHTIIASAGLRENFLGDWADDEFKRNTIKKISKLIDESD
- a CDS encoding 3'-5' exonuclease, which translates into the protein MEQFNKKELNQLDFLQRQINSNPSEKSVTYQDKKIEKILILDTETTGLDENKDEVIEIGCILFDVSFKCVLSQVSFLFPVNNNEAEHVNGISAEVTNISQPWEDGLNFFLKLVDCSDFIVAHNAEFDKKWFGKGRLPKLNKKWICSLEDINWSFQKSLKNRPSVTDLALSFSIPVWNLHRALSDCFYVSEVFKKCDNLEELLLKATEPRFLYKALISYEDRSLAKNAGFRWNSPVQGAWSRKLTTDEAKNLDFRVQILN
- the hisS gene encoding histidine--tRNA ligase, translating into MDNLKNLRGTVDLLPDQLIKWQNVEKVLLEQLARASIKEIRTPILEMTELFIRGIGEGTDVVSKEMYTFLDRGERSCTLRPEGTASVARALIQNGISSNPLQKLWYMGPMFRYERPQAGRQRQFHQLGVEFIGHDSVRSDVEIIALAWDILGKLGIKELNLEINTLGDSNDRSNFQKSFLKWLEINKNSLDLDSQNRINKNPLRILDSKNIQTKKVLENAPKLFNFLSEKSQKRYSDLKKQLEVLKIPYVENFNLVRGLDYYTHTAFEITSGALGSQATVCGGGRYDDLIKQMGGPNTPAIGFAIGLERLILLAGKELEVPRNTDIYIINKGLIAESLAMDISRKLRNYDLIVELDLSGASFSKQFKKANKLNSKSIVLIGDDEAAKREFTIRLFDQSGNGNKEEVISFDNDTKLEKWITYNLLAK
- a CDS encoding TIGR02450 family Trp-rich protein, with the protein product MEKFWTSKKPIKGLRHFVLVNEVKEEGNIIFLMVSVIDSEISFKITYEELINSGNWDKGWINLSKHQSITVEYVNYKSSNKEEGIDEIFINEDSLFNIS